AAGTGATTTATCGCGTCAAAGCGATTTTACGTCGATCTTCCGCGACAGCTTATCTCTCCAAGGAGAGCAATTCGAGTAACAACATCGTGTTCCCGCATCTGGTTATTGAGCATGATGCCCACCGGGTAACCGCTGGTGGCGAAGAGATTAGTCTTACACCAAAAGAATATGAATTGCTGCACTACCTGGCAACATCTCCCGACAAAGTTTTCTCCAGAGAAGAATTGCTCAAAGATGTATGGAATTACGAATTCTTTGGCGATCTTCGTACCGTGGATACGCATGTGAAGCGTCTTCGCGAGAAACTTAACAAGGTATCGCCTGAATCGGCGGCCATGATTACGACGGTGTGGGGTGTGGGTTATAAACTGGAAGTACCGAAGTAGTTTTAGTTTTTGGAGATCACTGGTCGGGAAGTTATGGATCACTATTATCTGCCTTGTGGGTTGTGTACTTATAGCGCTGGGTCTTTTTTTGCTGCCCTACATTGATACGAACTTTGCAGAATCCGAATCCAGAGATATTAAGCGGTTGTTCACCTATATCTGTATTATCGGATTCAGTTTAACCACGTTTTTTGCATTGTTTCTATTCACCAAAATAACGCAACCCATGCAGCAATTGATTCAGGCAGCCAATGCGATTCGCAAAGGGAACTACGGAACACGACTCTCCCTGGTAACGAGTGATGAGATTGGTGAACTTGCCAACACATTTAATCATATGGCTGCCCAACTGGAAGATAATATTCGAAACCTTAACCATGAGAAGGAACATTTGGCGAGTGTGCTTCGCAGCATGACCGATGCGGTGGTTACATTTGATGGTGAAGGCAAAGTTATTCTGACGAATCCGCCAGGAGAGAAGATCATGCAGGCATGGTATGATCTCGATTGGGCAAAAATGGACGAAGGACAAGAATCCGAGCAGTCTGACAAGACTTCGCGTGATGTACCTGAGCCCCTTCTTCCTTTGTTCAGAATGGTGATGGAGCAAGGTGGGGACCAGAACTCCAATGTTCACGTACAGCAAGGTGTCTGGTCTGTTCAGATGGCGCCGTTGTATGCTGACAGTGTTGTCAGAGGGGCTGTGGCTGTCTTAAGAGATGTAACAGAAGAAGTGCGTCTGGAGAAAATGCGGCGTGATTTCGTGGCTAATGTATCTCATGAGATAC
The nucleotide sequence above comes from Paenibacillus sp. W2I17. Encoded proteins:
- a CDS encoding ATP-binding protein; this translates as MGCVLIALGLFLLPYIDTNFAESESRDIKRLFTYICIIGFSLTTFFALFLFTKITQPMQQLIQAANAIRKGNYGTRLSLVTSDEIGELANTFNHMAAQLEDNIRNLNHEKEHLASVLRSMTDAVVTFDGEGKVILTNPPGEKIMQAWYDLDWAKMDEGQESEQSDKTSRDVPEPLLPLFRMVMEQGGDQNSNVHVQQGVWSVQMAPLYADSVVRGAVAVLRDVTEEVRLEKMRRDFVANVSHEIRTPLSMMQGYSEALLDGMATSPEESEELIQVIHDESLRMGRLVKDLLDLARMEAGHTDMVMKEVDLGELLERVYRKFSVRSKEQGIQLQFKFEQPAIELQQADEDRLEQVFTNLLDNAFRHTPTGKNVMISAERVTYLRAPFVRVSVKDQGVGIPSSDLPFIFERFYKADKARVRGESVGTGLGLAIVKNIVDAHQGMITVNSVLGEGTEFILQFPLDSSK
- a CDS encoding response regulator transcription factor — encoded protein: MAEHENRILVVDDEERIRRLLKMYLEKEGYEIDEAEDGETALRKATAGDYGLILLDVMLPGMDGVEVCTRLRQVKSTPVLMLTAKGEEINRVQGFEVGADDYVVKPFSPREVIYRVKAILRRSSATAYLSKESNSSNNIVFPHLVIEHDAHRVTAGGEEISLTPKEYELLHYLATSPDKVFSREELLKDVWNYEFFGDLRTVDTHVKRLREKLNKVSPESAAMITTVWGVGYKLEVPK